Proteins found in one Salminus brasiliensis chromosome 13, fSalBra1.hap2, whole genome shotgun sequence genomic segment:
- the taldo1 gene encoding transaldolase encodes MSESPEKRRRMESALDQLKKFTVVVADTGDFNAIDEYKPQDATTNPSLILAAAKMPAYHQLVDQAIKYGIANGGTDEEQLTNTVDKLFVNFGLEILKKIPGRVSTEVDARLSFDKDAMVSRARRLISLYEEAGVSKDRVLIKLSSTWEGIQAGRELEEKYGIHCNMTLLFSFAQAVACAEAQVTLISPFVGRILDWYKENTDRKSYEPHEDPGVLSVTKIYNYYKKFGYNTVVMGASFRNIGEVKALAGCDLLTISPGLLGELSKDHSAVSCTLTPQGAKECSLDKVHLDEKAFRWLHNEDRMAVEKLSDGIRKFAADAVKLETMIKEKMFNEKNGQ; translated from the exons ATGTCTGAGTCtccagagaagaggaggaggatggagtCCGCGCTGGACCAGCTCAAAAAGTTCACGGTGGTGGTGGCGGACACCGGAGACTTCAACG CCATTGATGAGTATAAGCCCCAGGATGCTACAACAAACCCCTCCCTCATCCTGGCAGCTGCCAAGATGCCTGCCTATCACCAGCTGGTGGACCAAGCTATTAAATATGGCATTGCCAATGGCGG GACTGATGAAGAGCAATTGACCAACACTGTTGACAAGCTGTTTGTCAACTTTGGACTCGAGATCCTGAAGAAGATCCCTGGTAGAGTCTCCACAGAGGTGGATGCAAG GCTGTCATTTGATAAAGATGCAATGGTGTCTCGTGCACGGAGGCTTATTTCTCTGTATGAAGAGGCTGGAGTGAGTAAAGATCGTGTGCTAATCAAGCTTTCCTCTACATGGGAGGGCATTCAGGCAGGCCG ggagctggaggagaagtaTGGGATACACTGCAACATGACCTTGCTGTTCTCCTTTGCCCAGGCAGTGGCTTGTGCTGAGGCCCAGGTCACTCTTATCTCACCCTTCGTGGGGCGCATTCTGGACTGGTACAAGGAGAACACTGACCGCAAGAGCTATGAGCCACATGAAGACCCAG GTGTGCTGAGTGTGACCAAGATCTACAACTACTATAAAAAATTTGGCTACAACACTGTGGTGATGGGTGCATCCTTCAGGAACATTGGAGAAGTGAaggctctggctggctgtgaccTGCTCACAATCTCACCAGGTCTGCTGGGGGAGCTCAGCAAGGATCACAGTGCAGTGTCTTGCACGCTCACTCCACAGGGAG CGAAGGAATGTTCTCTGGACAAGGTGCATCTTGATGAGAAGGCTTTCCGCTGGCTTCACAACGAGGATCGCATGGCTGTGGAGAAGCTTTCTGATGGAATCCGCAAGTTtgctgctgatgcagtgaaACTTGAGACCATGATAAAG GAGAAGATGTTTAATGAGAAGAATGGGCAGTAA
- the LOC140574780 gene encoding CD151 antigen-like, with translation MGAYREKERCGTVCLKYLLFTFNFLFWLAGGAVMAVGIWTVAAKSDYISLLSSRIYAVSAYILILAGVIVMITGVLGCCATFKEQRRLLRVYFVLLLCIFLLEVLAGVLAYIYYQQLNEELKNHLKATMVQKYHQPDQDHVTKAVDKLQHEFKCCGSKNYSDWAGSVWIRSSEARGRKVPDSCCKTQTELCGTRDHPSNIYKVEGGCITKLENFIMDHLKIIGAVGVGIASVQIIGMIFTCCLYRSLKAEPY, from the exons ATGGGGGCGtacagagaaaaggagaggtGTGGAACTGTCTGCCTGAAATACCTACTGTTTACTTTTAACTTCTTGTTCTGG CTGGCAGGGGGCGCTGTGATGGCTGTAGGGATATGGACAGTAGCTGCAAAGAGTGACTATATCAGCCTGCTCTCCTCCAGGATCTACGCTGTGTCTGCTTATATCCTGATTCTGGCGGGGGTCATTGTCATGATTACAGGGGTTCTAGGTTGCTGCGCCACCTTTAAAGAGCAGAGACGGCTTCTGAGAGTG TATTTTGTTCTTCTGCTGTGCATTTTTTTGCTGGAGGTCCTGGCAGGGGTCTTGGCCTACATCTATTATCAGCAG TTGAATGAGGAGTTGAAGAATCATCTTAAAGCGACCATGGTGCAAAAGTATCATCAACCTGACCAGGATCACGTGACCAAGGCTGTAGATAAACTACAGCATGAG TTTAAGTGCTGTGGCAGTAAGAACTACTCAGACTGGGCCGGGAGTGTCTGGATCCGCTCCAGTGAAGCCCGCGGTAGGAAGGTTCCAGACAGCTGCTGTAAGACCCAAACAGAACTCTGTGGTACCAGAGACCATCCTTCCAACATTTACAAAGTAGAG GGTGGctgcatcaccaagctggaGAACTTCATTATGGACCACCTAAAGATCATTGGTGCTGTGGGTGTGGGCATTGCCTCTGTGCAG ATCATAGGCATGATTTTCACATGCTGTCTCTACAGAAGTTTGAAAGCAGAGCCGTACTGA